A window from Ramlibacter pinisoli encodes these proteins:
- a CDS encoding undecaprenyl-diphosphate phosphatase, whose translation MDVVLLAKAAIMGVVEGLTEFLPISSTGHLILAGALLGVNDEKAKVFEIAIQTGAILAVIIVYWQKIRSTLVALPTQGQAQRFALNVFIAFLPAVVLGLLLGKAIKAHLFTPGVVATTFIVGGLVILWAEKRQQAASRIEDVDQMSALDALKVGLVQCLAMVPGTSRSGATIIGGMLLGLSRKAATDFSFYLAIPTLIGAGAYSLYKERALLTAADLPMFLVGLLFSFVSAWACVHWLLRYISSHRFTPFAWYRIAFGLLVLLTSSMGWVDWHD comes from the coding sequence GTGGATGTCGTCCTGCTGGCCAAGGCCGCGATCATGGGGGTGGTGGAGGGCCTGACGGAGTTCCTGCCGATCTCCAGCACCGGTCACCTCATCCTGGCCGGGGCCCTGCTGGGCGTGAACGACGAGAAGGCCAAGGTCTTCGAGATCGCGATCCAGACCGGCGCCATCCTGGCGGTCATCATCGTCTACTGGCAGAAGATCCGGTCCACGCTGGTGGCGCTGCCCACCCAGGGCCAGGCGCAACGCTTCGCCCTCAACGTCTTCATCGCCTTCCTGCCGGCGGTCGTGCTCGGGCTGCTGCTGGGCAAGGCCATCAAGGCCCACCTGTTCACCCCCGGTGTCGTGGCCACCACCTTCATCGTCGGCGGCCTGGTGATCCTGTGGGCCGAGAAGCGCCAGCAGGCCGCCAGCCGGATCGAGGACGTCGACCAGATGTCGGCGCTGGATGCGCTGAAGGTGGGGCTGGTGCAGTGCCTGGCCATGGTGCCGGGCACCAGCCGCAGCGGCGCCACCATCATCGGCGGCATGCTGCTCGGGCTGTCGCGCAAGGCGGCGACCGACTTCTCGTTCTACCTGGCCATCCCGACGCTGATCGGCGCCGGCGCGTACAGCCTGTACAAGGAGCGCGCGCTGCTCACGGCGGCCGACCTGCCGATGTTCCTGGTGGGGCTGCTGTTCTCGTTCGTGAGTGCCTGGGCCTGCGTGCACTGGCTGCTGCGGTACATCTCCAGCCACCGGTTCACCCCCTTCGCCTGGTACCGCATCGCCTTCGGCCTGCTGGTGCTGCTGACGTCCTCGATGGGCTGGGTGGACTGGCACGACTGA
- a CDS encoding alpha/beta hydrolase yields the protein MLHPQAQALLRLIESRNIPPTHTLTPQQAREFYRVRRAVTQPEPPDVADVRELQASGPAGAIPLRLYRPAGSRAGDVVPVLVYFHGGGWVIGDLDTHDVLCRTLANGAGCAVVAVDYRLGPESRFPAAMHDCVAATQWVVANAAALQVDPTRLAVGGDSAGGNLATVVALAARDGGGPAIRYQLLIYPATDQRTDYPSRTRNGKGYLLEQETVAYYHDLYIDDPRHDQDWRASPILHPDLAGLPPALVLVAGYDPLRDEGVAYAQKLDEAGNRATLVSFERQIHGFITMGKVIDEANAAVRLCAAELRAALA from the coding sequence ATGCTGCATCCCCAAGCCCAGGCGCTGTTGCGCCTCATCGAATCCAGAAACATCCCGCCCACCCACACCCTCACGCCCCAGCAGGCGCGCGAGTTCTACCGGGTGCGGCGCGCGGTCACCCAGCCCGAGCCGCCGGACGTGGCGGACGTGCGCGAGCTGCAGGCCAGCGGGCCGGCCGGCGCGATCCCGTTGCGGCTGTACCGGCCGGCGGGCAGCCGCGCGGGCGACGTCGTGCCGGTGCTGGTGTACTTCCACGGCGGCGGCTGGGTGATCGGCGACCTCGACACCCACGACGTGCTCTGCCGCACGCTGGCCAACGGTGCCGGTTGCGCGGTGGTGGCGGTCGACTACCGGCTGGGCCCGGAAAGCCGGTTCCCAGCGGCGATGCACGACTGCGTGGCGGCAACGCAATGGGTGGTGGCGAACGCGGCCGCCCTGCAGGTCGATCCGACCCGGCTGGCGGTGGGCGGCGACAGCGCCGGCGGCAACCTGGCGACCGTGGTGGCACTGGCGGCGCGCGACGGTGGCGGCCCGGCCATCCGCTACCAGCTGCTGATCTACCCGGCGACCGACCAGCGCACCGACTATCCCTCGCGCACGCGCAACGGCAAGGGCTACCTGCTGGAGCAGGAAACGGTGGCCTATTACCACGACCTCTACATTGACGACCCGCGCCATGACCAGGACTGGCGCGCCTCGCCCATCCTGCACCCGGACCTGGCCGGGCTGCCGCCCGCGCTGGTGCTGGTGGCCGGCTACGACCCGCTGCGCGACGAGGGCGTGGCCTACGCGCAGAAGCTCGACGAAGCCGGCAACCGGGCCACGCTCGTGAGCTTCGAGCGCCAGATCCACGGCTTCATCACCATGGGCAAGGTGATCGACGAGGCGAATGCCGCGGTACGGTTGTGCGCCGCCGAACTGCGGGCCGCGCTGGCGTGA
- a CDS encoding DUF2306 domain-containing protein produces the protein MQLTPIIAVHMTAALGALATGPVALWARRGRQQRPRLHRAFGYAWVTLMVVAAVSALFIRDRSLPNLGGYTPIHLLVPVTLAMLVVSFRRLALGNVAGHRAVMQRLYVGACLVAGAFTLLPNRYLGRLLWTSVGLA, from the coding sequence ATGCAACTGACCCCCATCATCGCCGTCCACATGACCGCCGCGCTGGGCGCGCTGGCCACCGGTCCCGTCGCGCTGTGGGCGCGCCGCGGCCGCCAGCAACGCCCCCGGCTGCACCGCGCCTTCGGCTACGCCTGGGTGACCCTGATGGTGGTCGCGGCCGTGTCGGCGCTGTTCATCCGCGACCGTTCGCTGCCCAACCTGGGCGGCTACACCCCCATCCACCTGCTGGTGCCGGTGACGCTGGCGATGCTGGTGGTCTCGTTCCGGCGCCTGGCCCTGGGCAACGTCGCCGGCCATCGCGCCGTGATGCAGCGGCTGTACGTCGGCGCCTGCCTGGTTGCCGGCGCCTTCACCCTGCTGCCGAACCGCTACCTCGGCCGCCTGCTCTGGACCAGCGTCGGGCTGGCCTGA
- a CDS encoding DUF6622 family protein, whose translation MLLSIVLHQPQLLIAIVRGTPTWVWGLLAALVGFGASQLRDRTASLARISTLPVAMAAFSAFGMVSAFGAAPNMDELLAVWLGVAAAVTAALAPGRAAAVYDARRREYRLPGSVVPLLLMAGIFLVKWSVGVELALQPQVVRDASFTLPVAALYGLATGLFVGRAARLWRLAVRRPAVAPASA comes from the coding sequence ATGCTGCTGTCCATCGTCCTGCACCAGCCCCAGCTGCTGATCGCCATCGTCCGCGGCACGCCCACCTGGGTCTGGGGGCTGCTCGCCGCCCTGGTCGGCTTCGGCGCCAGCCAGCTGCGCGACCGCACCGCCAGCCTGGCGCGCATCTCCACCCTGCCGGTCGCGATGGCCGCCTTCTCGGCCTTCGGCATGGTGAGCGCCTTCGGCGCGGCGCCGAACATGGACGAGCTGCTGGCCGTGTGGCTGGGCGTCGCGGCCGCGGTCACGGCGGCCCTGGCTCCGGGCCGCGCGGCCGCCGTGTACGACGCCCGCCGCCGCGAGTACCGCCTGCCGGGCAGCGTGGTGCCGCTGCTGCTGATGGCCGGCATCTTCCTCGTGAAGTGGAGCGTCGGCGTCGAGCTGGCGCTGCAGCCCCAGGTGGTGCGCGACGCCAGCTTCACCCTCCCGGTGGCGGCCCTCTACGGCCTGGCCACCGGCCTGTTCGTCGGCCGCGCCGCCCGCCTGTGGCGCCTGGCCGTCCGGCGCCCGGCCGTCGCACCGGCGTCCGCCTGA
- a CDS encoding 2TM domain-containing protein encodes MDTTLNHDDLDRLARRRAGAKLGWMIHATVFVAVNLLLAFLSASSGRGWAIYPALGWSIGLAVHGVLVYGLGGGSGLYAQLVQRERARLAARDPW; translated from the coding sequence ATGGACACGACCCTGAACCACGACGACCTCGACCGCCTCGCCCGCCGGCGTGCCGGTGCCAAGCTGGGCTGGATGATCCACGCCACCGTCTTCGTCGCCGTCAACCTGCTGCTGGCGTTCCTGTCCGCCTCCAGCGGCCGCGGCTGGGCCATCTACCCCGCGCTCGGCTGGTCGATCGGGCTGGCCGTGCACGGCGTGCTGGTGTATGGCCTGGGCGGCGGCAGCGGCCTGTACGCGCAACTGGTGCAACGGGAGCGGGCCCGCCTGGCCGCCCGGGATCCGTGGTGA
- a CDS encoding alpha/beta hydrolase family protein, which translates to MGVLQLPPAEGDGPVTVFYPSSAADQPVQRGPFHLRLAVDGAPVRGNGRLVALSHGSGGNPWVHTDLARALVDAGFTVALPEHQGDNARDPGRPGPESWKLRPAEVSRAIDAVGRDARLAPLLELDRVGLYGMSAGGHTALVLAGGRWSPARFRDHCEAHIADDFPACVGLLTRLNGDVLDGVKQAVAVRVIRSRFDDESPQAHSDPRIQAVVAGVPFAADFDPASLARPRVPLALVTAGGDRWLAPRLHGGAVLAACLPRCEWLADLPGAGHGALLSPLPPLDRLGDVARELLDDPPGFDRTQMAAIDRLIAAWFTRRLATPQP; encoded by the coding sequence ATGGGCGTGCTGCAGCTGCCGCCGGCGGAAGGGGACGGCCCGGTGACCGTGTTCTATCCCTCCAGCGCCGCCGACCAGCCGGTGCAGCGCGGCCCCTTCCACCTGCGCCTGGCCGTCGACGGGGCACCGGTGCGCGGCAACGGCCGGCTGGTGGCGCTGTCGCACGGCTCCGGCGGCAATCCCTGGGTGCACACGGACCTGGCCCGCGCGCTGGTCGATGCCGGCTTCACCGTCGCCCTGCCCGAGCACCAGGGCGACAACGCCCGCGACCCCGGCCGGCCCGGCCCCGAGAGCTGGAAGCTGCGGCCGGCCGAGGTGTCGCGGGCCATCGACGCGGTCGGGCGCGACGCCCGCCTGGCGCCCCTGCTGGAACTGGACCGCGTCGGCCTGTACGGCATGTCGGCGGGCGGCCACACGGCCCTGGTGCTGGCCGGCGGACGCTGGTCGCCGGCGCGCTTTCGCGACCACTGCGAGGCCCATATCGCCGACGACTTCCCGGCCTGCGTGGGGCTGCTCACGCGCCTGAACGGCGACGTGCTCGACGGGGTGAAGCAGGCCGTCGCCGTGCGCGTGATCCGCAGCCGGTTCGACGACGAGAGCCCGCAGGCACACAGCGACCCGCGCATCCAGGCAGTGGTGGCCGGCGTGCCCTTCGCGGCCGACTTCGATCCGGCTTCGCTCGCCCGGCCGCGCGTGCCGCTGGCGCTGGTGACCGCGGGCGGCGACCGGTGGCTGGCGCCGCGCCTGCACGGCGGCGCCGTCCTGGCCGCCTGCCTGCCCCGCTGCGAGTGGCTGGCCGACCTGCCCGGCGCGGGCCACGGCGCCCTGCTGTCGCCGCTGCCCCCGCTCGACAGGCTGGGCGACGTCGCACGCGAGCTGCTGGACGACCCGCCCGGGTTCGACCGCACGCAGATGGCCGCCATCGACCGCCTCATCGCAGCCTGGTTCACCCGGCGCCTCGCCACCCCGCAACCCTAG
- a CDS encoding 2TM domain-containing protein yields MPERRLTPDEIDRLARKRAGAKLGWYIHATVYVLVNLVMLGMSHHGFGTRPWSVFPVLGWGLGLVLHGVSVFVLGRGSGVREYLVRRERERLERENSGPSP; encoded by the coding sequence ATGCCCGAGCGCCGCCTGACCCCCGACGAAATCGACCGCCTGGCGCGCAAGCGTGCCGGCGCCAAGCTGGGCTGGTACATCCACGCCACCGTGTACGTGCTGGTCAACCTCGTCATGCTGGGCATGTCGCACCATGGCTTCGGCACCCGCCCCTGGTCGGTGTTCCCGGTCCTGGGCTGGGGCCTGGGCCTGGTGCTGCACGGCGTGTCGGTATTCGTGCTGGGTCGTGGCAGCGGCGTGCGCGAATACCTGGTGCGGCGCGAGCGCGAGCGCCTCGAACGCGAGAACAGCGGGCCGTCGCCATGA
- a CDS encoding sensor histidine kinase, with amino-acid sequence MRLDWVDKLQHMLQTAAFCLAVATLQYAFEPTRPYGPPLAYSLAIGLLTWAIVDLGRHLVPSAAETGWPTGIQGLALVLVGIVLGWFGGNAIGDLLCRTFGLYPPGLVIDRGRDLRNSILITAMAGIAGSYYFYSRNRGAYLERRMGEAQRHANEARLKLLETQLEPHMLFNTLANLRALIGVDPARAQHMLDHMIAYLRSTLDASRATTHPLQAEFDRLRDYLALMAIRMGERLQVDLQLPADLALQPVPTLLLQPLVENAIQHGLEPQVGGGRLTVAARRDDGQLVLEVTDSGAGLSGSTPGSGFGLAQVRERLATLHGSRATLSLEPAQPRGTRATIRLPAA; translated from the coding sequence ATGAGGCTGGACTGGGTCGACAAGCTGCAGCACATGCTGCAGACGGCGGCCTTCTGCCTGGCCGTCGCCACCCTGCAATACGCGTTCGAGCCGACGCGCCCCTACGGCCCGCCGCTGGCGTACTCGCTGGCCATCGGGCTGCTCACCTGGGCGATCGTCGACCTGGGCCGGCACCTCGTGCCCTCCGCGGCCGAGACCGGCTGGCCGACCGGCATCCAGGGGCTGGCGCTGGTCCTCGTGGGCATCGTGCTGGGCTGGTTCGGCGGCAACGCCATCGGCGACCTGCTGTGCCGCACCTTCGGCCTCTACCCCCCCGGCCTGGTGATCGACCGCGGGCGCGACCTGCGCAACTCGATCCTGATCACGGCCATGGCCGGCATCGCGGGCAGCTACTACTTCTACAGCCGCAACCGGGGTGCCTACCTGGAGCGCCGCATGGGCGAGGCGCAGCGCCACGCGAACGAGGCGCGCCTGAAGCTGCTGGAGACGCAGCTCGAGCCGCACATGCTGTTCAACACGCTGGCCAACCTGCGGGCGCTGATCGGCGTCGACCCGGCGCGGGCGCAGCACATGCTCGATCACATGATCGCCTACCTGCGCTCCACGCTCGACGCGTCGCGCGCCACCACGCACCCGCTGCAGGCCGAGTTCGACCGCCTGCGCGACTACCTGGCGCTGATGGCCATCCGCATGGGCGAGCGCCTGCAGGTCGACCTGCAGCTGCCCGCCGACCTGGCGCTGCAGCCCGTGCCTACCCTGCTGTTGCAACCGCTGGTGGAAAACGCCATCCAGCACGGGCTGGAGCCGCAGGTCGGGGGCGGCCGGCTCACCGTGGCGGCGCGGCGCGACGATGGCCAGCTGGTGCTGGAGGTCACCGACAGCGGCGCCGGCCTGAGCGGCTCCACGCCCGGCAGCGGCTTCGGCCTGGCGCAGGTGCGCGAGCGCCTGGCCACCCTGCACGGCAGCCGCGCCACGCTGTCGCTCGAACCGGCGCAGCCGCGCGGCACCCGCGCCACCATCCGCCTGCCCGCCGCATGA
- a CDS encoding LytR/AlgR family response regulator transcription factor — MTAPTALIAEDEPLLAQALRAELARAWPELVVAGVVGDGASAVREALALRPDVLFFDIRMPGQGGLEAATELAEDWPAGAPFPALVFVTAYDQYAVQAFEARAIDYVLKPVQAERLARTVVRLQETLAQRAGGSGGLDAAVDQLRHLLAARAPAAAPLRVIQASVGTALRMVPVDEVLVFEAADKYVRVLTAAHEYLIRTPLKELVPQLDAQAFWQVHRGTVVRADAIDTVTRDEAGKLHLQLRGRPEKWPVSRLYAHLFRAM, encoded by the coding sequence ATGACCGCGCCCACCGCCCTGATCGCCGAGGACGAACCCCTGCTGGCCCAGGCCCTGCGGGCCGAACTGGCACGCGCCTGGCCCGAGCTGGTGGTCGCCGGCGTGGTGGGCGACGGGGCGTCGGCGGTGCGCGAGGCGCTGGCGCTGCGGCCCGACGTGCTGTTCTTCGACATCCGCATGCCCGGCCAGGGCGGCCTGGAAGCGGCCACCGAGCTGGCCGAGGACTGGCCCGCGGGCGCGCCGTTCCCGGCCCTGGTGTTCGTCACCGCCTACGACCAGTACGCGGTGCAGGCCTTCGAGGCGCGGGCGATCGACTACGTGCTCAAGCCGGTGCAGGCCGAACGCCTGGCCCGGACGGTGGTGCGGCTGCAGGAGACGCTGGCCCAGCGCGCCGGCGGCAGCGGCGGCCTCGATGCCGCCGTCGACCAGCTGCGCCACCTGCTGGCCGCGCGAGCCCCGGCGGCGGCGCCGCTGCGCGTCATCCAGGCCAGCGTGGGCACTGCGCTGCGCATGGTGCCGGTCGACGAGGTGCTGGTGTTCGAGGCCGCCGACAAGTACGTGCGCGTGCTCACCGCGGCCCACGAGTACCTGATCCGCACCCCGCTCAAGGAGCTGGTGCCGCAGCTGGACGCCCAGGCGTTCTGGCAGGTGCACCGCGGCACGGTGGTGCGCGCCGACGCCATCGACACCGTCACCCGCGACGAGGCCGGCAAGCTGCACCTGCAATTGCGCGGCCGGCCGGAGAAGTGGCCGGTGAGCCGGCTGTACGCGCATCTGTTCCGGGCGATGTAG
- a CDS encoding thiamine pyrophosphate-requiring protein, protein MSSKTVGDQVLERLQAWGVRRVFGYPGDGINGVVTAFPRVPALEFVQARHEELAAFMACAHAKFTGEVGVCLATSGPGAIHLLNGLYDAKADHQPVVAIVGQQARMAMGGDYQQEVDLAALFKDVAHEFVQTAMVPAQVRHLIDRAMRIARDQRTVTCVILPNDLQEAAAVETPPREHGSVHSGIGVTGEAQVPDAGALQAAADVLNAGQRVAILVGAGALQAGQEVIALADRLGAGIAKALLGKAVVPDDLPFVTGAIGLLGTEPSWALMQGCDTLLMVGTSFPYSEYLPKEGQARAVQIDLDNRRLGLRYPTEVNLVGDSRKTLQALLPLLQPKSDRAWRQQIEAGVDKWWRTLAERAASDAVPINPQRVFHELSPRLPDDAIVCCDSGTSAAWYARDLKFRQGMMGSVSGGLASMGCALPYALAAKLAYPGRPALALLGDGAMQMLGLNALVTIAHRWKQWADPRLVVLVLNNGDLNMVTWEQRGTTGAPRFDASQLLPGFPYADYARLLGLGGLRVERPEQVTLALEEALGADRPVVLDLVVDPNVLPIPPHVTPKQAKASIGALLKGDPEALSVVKATAREWWASVRG, encoded by the coding sequence ATGAGCAGCAAGACAGTGGGTGACCAGGTCCTCGAGCGCCTGCAGGCGTGGGGCGTGCGGCGCGTGTTCGGGTATCCGGGCGATGGCATCAACGGCGTGGTCACGGCGTTCCCGCGCGTGCCGGCACTGGAGTTCGTGCAGGCCCGCCACGAGGAGCTCGCGGCCTTCATGGCCTGCGCGCACGCGAAGTTCACCGGCGAGGTGGGCGTGTGCCTGGCCACGTCGGGGCCGGGTGCCATCCACCTCCTCAATGGCCTGTACGACGCCAAGGCCGACCACCAGCCGGTGGTGGCCATCGTCGGGCAGCAGGCGCGCATGGCCATGGGCGGCGACTACCAGCAGGAGGTGGACCTCGCGGCGCTGTTCAAGGACGTCGCGCACGAGTTCGTGCAGACCGCCATGGTGCCGGCCCAGGTGCGGCACCTCATCGACCGTGCCATGCGCATCGCGCGCGACCAGCGCACGGTCACCTGCGTGATCCTGCCCAACGACCTGCAGGAGGCCGCTGCAGTGGAGACGCCGCCGCGCGAACACGGCTCGGTGCACAGCGGCATCGGCGTCACCGGCGAGGCGCAGGTGCCGGATGCGGGCGCGCTGCAGGCCGCCGCCGACGTGCTCAACGCCGGCCAGCGCGTGGCCATCCTGGTGGGCGCCGGCGCGCTGCAGGCGGGCCAGGAGGTCATCGCGCTGGCGGACCGGCTGGGCGCTGGCATCGCCAAGGCGCTGCTCGGCAAGGCCGTCGTGCCGGACGACCTGCCGTTCGTCACCGGCGCCATCGGCCTGCTGGGCACCGAACCGAGCTGGGCGCTCATGCAGGGCTGCGACACGCTGCTGATGGTCGGCACCAGCTTCCCCTATTCGGAATACCTGCCCAAGGAGGGCCAGGCGCGCGCGGTGCAGATCGACCTGGACAACCGGCGCCTGGGCCTGCGCTACCCGACCGAAGTGAACCTGGTGGGCGACAGCCGCAAGACCCTGCAGGCCTTGCTGCCCCTGCTGCAGCCGAAGAGCGACCGGGCGTGGCGCCAGCAGATCGAGGCCGGCGTGGACAAGTGGTGGCGCACCCTGGCCGAGCGAGCCGCCAGCGATGCCGTGCCCATCAATCCGCAACGCGTGTTCCACGAGCTGTCGCCGCGCCTGCCCGACGATGCCATCGTCTGCTGCGATTCGGGCACCAGCGCGGCCTGGTACGCGCGCGACCTGAAGTTCCGCCAGGGGATGATGGGCTCGGTCTCGGGCGGACTGGCGTCGATGGGCTGCGCCTTGCCGTATGCGCTGGCGGCCAAGCTGGCCTATCCCGGCCGGCCGGCGCTCGCGCTGCTGGGCGATGGCGCCATGCAGATGCTTGGCCTGAACGCGCTGGTGACCATCGCCCACCGCTGGAAGCAGTGGGCCGACCCGCGGCTGGTGGTGCTGGTGCTGAACAACGGCGACCTGAACATGGTGACCTGGGAACAGCGCGGCACCACCGGTGCGCCGCGCTTTGACGCCTCGCAGCTGCTGCCCGGGTTCCCGTATGCCGACTACGCCCGGCTGCTCGGCCTGGGCGGCCTGCGGGTCGAGCGGCCCGAGCAGGTGACGCTGGCACTGGAAGAGGCGCTGGGCGCCGACCGACCGGTGGTGCTGGACCTCGTGGTCGACCCCAACGTCCTGCCCATCCCGCCGCACGTCACGCCCAAGCAGGCGAAGGCGTCGATCGGTGCCCTGCTCAAGGGCGACCCGGAGGCGCTGTCGGTGGTGAAGGCGACGGCCAGGGAATGGTGGGCGTCGGTGCGGGGGTGA
- a CDS encoding metal ABC transporter substrate-binding protein, with amino-acid sequence MKQLLAAAVAALALAAAPAHAALKVLACEPEWGALAQELGGSLVDVSVATTSLQDPHQIQARPSLIARTRNADLVVCTGAELEAGWLPVLLQQSGNDRVQPGRAGNFAAADYVRKLEIPASLDRSQGDVHAAGNPHIQTDPRNIAAVATALATRLQQVDTAHAAQYGERAAAFQQKWQQAIARWNAQAVPLRGLPVASQHKGYVYLYDWLGMKEVVVLEPKPGVEPSAAHLQGVLAALKATPARMVLYSAYQDPRPSEWLGKNAGIPVVKIPFTVGGSDAAKDLFGLFDDTLARLLAAAGGK; translated from the coding sequence ATGAAGCAACTGCTGGCGGCTGCCGTCGCGGCGCTGGCGCTGGCCGCTGCGCCAGCCCATGCCGCCCTGAAGGTGCTGGCCTGCGAGCCCGAATGGGGCGCACTGGCGCAGGAGCTCGGGGGATCGCTGGTCGACGTCAGCGTCGCCACCACCTCCCTGCAGGATCCGCACCAGATCCAGGCCCGGCCCAGCCTGATCGCCCGCACGCGCAACGCCGACCTGGTGGTCTGCACCGGGGCCGAGCTGGAAGCCGGTTGGCTGCCGGTGCTGCTGCAGCAATCAGGCAACGACCGCGTGCAGCCCGGCCGGGCCGGCAACTTCGCCGCCGCCGACTACGTGCGCAAGCTCGAGATCCCTGCCAGCCTGGACCGCTCCCAGGGCGACGTGCACGCAGCGGGCAACCCGCACATCCAGACCGACCCGCGCAATATCGCGGCGGTTGCCACGGCACTCGCTACGCGCCTGCAGCAGGTGGACACCGCCCACGCCGCGCAGTACGGCGAGCGCGCGGCGGCTTTCCAGCAGAAGTGGCAGCAGGCGATCGCGCGCTGGAACGCGCAGGCGGTGCCATTGCGCGGGCTGCCGGTGGCGTCCCAGCACAAGGGCTATGTCTACCTGTACGACTGGCTGGGGATGAAGGAAGTGGTGGTGCTGGAACCCAAGCCCGGCGTCGAGCCGAGCGCCGCCCACCTGCAAGGTGTCCTGGCCGCGCTGAAAGCGACACCGGCCCGCATGGTGCTGTATTCCGCCTACCAGGATCCGCGGCCCTCGGAGTGGCTGGGCAAGAACGCCGGCATTCCCGTGGTGAAGATCCCCTTCACGGTGGGCGGCAGCGACGCCGCCAAGGACCTGTTCGGCCTGTTCGACGACACGCTCGCGCGCCTGCTGGCGGCGGCCGGCGGCAAATGA
- a CDS encoding metal ABC transporter permease, with product MSWGAIDLGILGPALLAGLLVLATHIPLGMQVLERGIVFIDLAIAQIAGLGVIAADSLGLPEHGLAVQVAAVCAALLGAGLLTWTERKLPQQQEALIGVLFVLAASVGILLLAGNPHGGEHLKNLLVGQILWVGSTDLVALAIVTALLLAAMALGWTRRLGRFGFYAAFAVAVTASVQLVGVYLVFTSLIVPALATVRRQGRARLVLGYAVGAIGYVLGLVLSAVFDLPSGAVIVCALAATAVAASRLPTAQALPERQRA from the coding sequence ATGAGCTGGGGCGCCATCGACCTGGGCATCCTCGGCCCGGCGCTGCTCGCCGGGCTGCTGGTGCTGGCCACCCACATTCCGCTGGGCATGCAGGTGCTCGAACGCGGCATCGTGTTCATCGACCTCGCCATTGCGCAGATCGCCGGACTGGGCGTGATCGCCGCGGATTCCCTGGGCCTGCCGGAACACGGCCTCGCCGTGCAGGTGGCCGCGGTCTGTGCGGCACTGCTGGGCGCCGGCCTGCTCACCTGGACCGAGCGCAAGCTGCCGCAGCAGCAGGAAGCGCTCATCGGTGTGCTGTTCGTGCTGGCGGCGTCCGTGGGCATCCTGCTGCTGGCCGGCAATCCGCACGGCGGCGAACACCTGAAGAACCTGCTGGTCGGCCAGATCCTCTGGGTGGGCAGCACGGACCTGGTCGCGCTGGCGATCGTGACGGCGCTGCTGCTGGCCGCCATGGCCCTGGGCTGGACGCGGCGGCTGGGCCGCTTCGGCTTCTACGCTGCCTTCGCGGTGGCCGTCACCGCTTCCGTGCAGCTGGTCGGTGTGTACCTGGTGTTCACCAGCCTGATCGTGCCGGCGCTCGCCACCGTGCGGCGGCAGGGGCGCGCACGGCTGGTGCTCGGCTATGCCGTGGGCGCCATCGGCTACGTGCTGGGGCTGGTGCTGTCGGCCGTGTTCGACCTGCCGTCCGGGGCCGTGATCGTCTGCGCGCTGGCGGCGACCGCGGTGGCCGCGTCCAGGCTGCCCACGGCCCAGGCCCTGCCGGAACGCCAGCGCGCCTGA